catgtattatataatttttttttttttgcttgtattATACCTTTAATTGCCTTGTAATTtggcagtttttctttcttttaaaccatTTACTTACCTATGGTTCAGATCAGGCTTGATGTGGATACTGAGagataaatactaaaatatttttccctgCTATGTAGgagatttttcttaaattaacagaAATAATTCAGAATTAAGGATGTATTGAAACCTAACTTGGCTTTCTTATTTGAACTAGCATCACGTTGTGTATTTTAGTGCTCATTTCATACTGATGATTGTTGAGAATTACTCGTGCAGTACCATTAATTTGGAAATTTGAACATTAGGAGGGCTTTAAAAAGATGCCACGGTATGTAGAAACTGGAGTATTCCACACaaaacattgttttttgtttttatgaagaaATGCAACTTAATCTTTAGATTATCTAAAGTATGGCCTACTTGGATTATTTAAATCAGAACTTAATGGTTATAGTAGTGATGTGATATAACAAAAAGTGGCCAGATAAATTATCAGACTTAGTATCAAATAGAGGCTTACTGACAGTATAAATTTTGACTTTATATAGagttatagaacaaaattaaaattatcaaTGACAGATGAAAATGggtatatttttcaataaaaataattatctaaatCTGGAAAGATTAGTCTcaacattattttaatattgtaagTAAATGTTAACTTTTGTCTGCTAGAGATATTCATTTAAATATGGTATCTTAAATTCTAGGATATGAAAGATGGCAAGTCCAGATAGAAGTAAACGGAAGATTTTAAAGGCGAAAAAAACAATGCCTCCAAGTTGCCGGAAGCAAGCAGAGATCCTGAATAAGTCAAAGAATGTTGAAGCACTAAAAACAGCAGCAACTGGGAATAATGTATCAAGTGGTAATCAGAATTCAAGTACTGATGTCATAAGTAGCAAATGTAGACATTCTGAAAATGATGCTTCCTCTTTGGACTCTATCAAAAATTCAGTATGTGCACCAAAAAGTAAAGTATTTTCTCAGAATTTAATAAAACCACTAGAAATTGTTGATTCCAAAACAAGATTAGAATACACTGAAGAACAAGTTGTGTACCCTTATTCAAAGCCAAGTAAAACAGTAGTATCTCCCAGGAAACTCTTTACACAAGACGCAAAAGATTCACGAAACACTTCTGAAAACCATTTTGAATGTCAAGCAAGTGTAACACGATCCTTTTTTGAACATGAAGAGGATGGTAATCTGAAATCCATTTGCTCTCCATCCAGTGTATTGAGTGGTGTAGTTCAAATGTCAAAGTCTACAATAACCAATACCTTGGATGATAAGAGAATTGACAAGATAGTTTCCTATTTAGAAATAAACTCCAATTCTGAGTTACATgataaaagacaaaataacacTTTAATTTTAAGTTCAGATACCTCTTTTGTGCCTGTTGATAAAATACCTAAGTTGGTAAATTCAGTCATTTCTAGTAACTGTGCTGCTGACATTTTGAAAAGTGAAGAATCCTGTAGAACCTGTCATTCCAGCATTTTAAGTTGTGAAAGTACAGATGCAAAGTGGCTGTCCTCATTTGACACTGATAGTAATAACAGTAAGTGCATACTTATGTATCTCTTGGAGAagttaaaatagttattttgcTTTGGGCAGTTTCATAATCTCAGAAACAGTAGAGTACACATAGACAGGAAAACAGTAAATGATAATTATTTCAGAGTATCTTATTTCTGAACCATTCTTggcagggagggggaatggtatcCTCTATGTCCAAAGGGAAGTAAATTCTGGCAAAGAAGGAATCAATCACTTTCCCTTGAAAGTACAACAAAATCAAAAGGTGGTTTATAGAAATTgcttggtttatttcatttacaccttttcttttttttgaagttttattaaGTTAATGAGGCTAGTTGAAAGAGAGAGTGGGTTTTTTAAATAGTTGGTGAACCCATTTCTTTCCATAGAATTGGCCTGTATATCACATGCCAAGTGTAAGCGGATAGATAATAAGAATACATACAGGTTTGTGTGTAGAGTGAGAAACACATCAAATAACCAATGAAGTTCTAGGgttataaagttattaaaatagcacAAGTAAATTTCATTAAAAGGGTGTTTTTGTAGGTtaatgaaatataagaaaaacttGATTTACTAGGAtaaattgtgtttgttttcttgtgtATGCTACAGAGTGATCATTTAACAAGGTGAATTTTAAATTGCTTAAAAATAATAGTAGGATCACCTATTAAAAATATGTAGGACTGCCTAAGTAACTCTAAAAATAATGTAAGACCACCAAGTAAATAACTGTAAACAGAAGATCAAATGCTgtaatttattgtttttggtagtattaaataagtattaaatgtGTATTAAATACGGTGGAAGGAAAGTATATCTGAGACCAGGActaagatattcttttttttaaggattagTTTGTCAGAATTTTTTATACaattacattttctaaaaaatgCTGCCATGGtcacattttagttttttaatttgcttAGGGGTCCCTAAATTAGAGAATTCCCCTCTTTCCTTCATTAGAaggaatatttttctctctgatctttccGTCTCCCCAAGGCCATAATCAAAAGAAGAGGATgttttcagaaaacaaagaaaatgttaagCGTGTGAAAACTTCAGagcaaattaatgaaaatatttctctagCTCTGGGAAAGCAAACAGCATTGCTGGAACAGGTAAAATATTGGACTTAAATATTTGCTTCAGAAACTTTTACTTTTGATTAGtaaaaaatggtaaaagttaatTGATCTAAACAATGAGTACAGATAACTTTCATGATACAGGGCAGGTATATGAAAACTGAATTATTAGCAGGTGGAGGTATTAGGGAAAAATAATTGCTTACATCACCAAAACATCTCTAGATCCTTGAAAATGATCCTATGCAGTGTAACCTACAGAATCACGTGAAGGTAGAGTGCTGTGGTAGAAAGAGAATGGGCTTTTTAGTCAATATTATGCTCAAATCTCTTCAAGTCAGACACTACATGACCTTGAGCTTTGTGAACAATTCTGTCTCTTTTGTACTGGTTATGGGGTTCTTGATCTGCAGCTATAGCTGTTAATTATCACAATTGACCACTACTTCATAGACCCAGGCAACCCGGAAGTTCATTACAAAGTCCTGCTACATTCAGGTTTACTTGCCCTAATTTCCAAGAAATTAGGGAAAGGTTTACTTACCCTAATTTACACAGATATGGTGCATTATCTGACGTTTTGCTTTTATAGCGTCAAGTGTACTTTTCTTTTTGCCCCATTTCATCTCATTGTACTACAGTTTCCATTAATGTCTGATCAACTCTGAGTTTAAGTGTAATGAGCTTCAATTTTAGTAGGTCCTGTATCAGGACTTGTTTTGATGATCATGTTTTGCTATTTTATTACCACTgaaatgccacaactaaaagtcATTATGTGATAGATTAATGTCTGTCGTCAGCTATAATGGACCAAAAAATGTCCCAATCCAAACTATCCTGCTGtttcagaaacaaaaacactgttTCTAAAACAGGCCACTACAATTACGTAGTTACATGTTATATGAACATATATTCACATAATAAATGGAAACCATTGAAAGACTCATGCAGAATCAGCTTAAAAGGTGAGTCAACACTTCCCCTTTCTACCTCTTATTTTCTTCTGCAAGACCAAAGGagacattaattaaaaatatgtaaatattctttTGTTTGCAGGATGGGGTAGAGGAATTATGTTAAGCATGGATCTAGCTTAAGAGGTTGGGGATTGCAGCTGTGTTACTCCCAGTGATTAGTAGCTGAATTCAGAAATAAGTTCTGATATTgacatataaatacaaaatttaatctttgaacattttaatttcaCTGGCACAGAAAAATCAGTGTTTTCATTCACTACTATTATGTACCTCACAAAATACTTGGTCCAAGTTGACGCAGAATATGGTCCTTCCCAGTGAGGTTTAAGGAATGCAGTTTATTTCTTATCCTCCCTCACCACTGCCACCAGAAGTTTCTTACATTGTCCGGTGACAGCGTGGGTTTTAGCTAATTCCTATCTTTTATCTATCTCTCAGTAACTAGCTCTCCCTCACTTGATATTTTAATTCCTGTCTGAATAGTTAACTCTCTAAACcacatctgtttgtttttcttgtttgaaTCCCAGTGGAATAGGGCCTCCCATTCTGACATTGTTCTTCCCTACTGAGAGAGTCCCAGAGCTGTTGACTCTTTATCTTTTGAGGTTTCAGAAGGATCTTGGCCTGTTTGATTCCAATTAAATTACTGAAGTAGAGGGGTTTTTCTTCCGAAGTCCAAGTTGTTCACCCTacccatcattgcagaaagttgaGGCAGAtaggggagatatatatatatatatatatatatatatatatatatatatatatatacacacacatacacacacacagaatttccAGTTTTTCGCCAATCTTTAGGCCGCTTTGCCTACCATCTGCAAATTGTAGGTAGGACTTCATGTGATTCCATAATTTTTGACACATTCCCATCTGCAGAAGATATTTATGAGGTATTTGGTGGAGGTTATTGTGTCTTCCTTCTGTATGAAGAACATAACCACTAAATGAGAACAAATGTGTACTCTACACTAGAGGACTCATGCCTTGGTGGGCAGTTAGTCCAAAGTAACCAAGTTTTAAGAGTCTGCCTCCATCTGAATCACCAGGAGTACTTGTTTAAATTGTGGTGTCTTCAGCTCACTACTAATTGTTTTAAGGTTCTCTTTTCTCAGACTTAGCTGATAAGAATCATTAGTGGTGCCAGGCCTCTTTCCAGGCCTCTTTTCAGGAAATTGTTTGGTGAATCAGGGTAGGTCCTAGGAATTTGTGAATTTAACAAGTATTCCATATGATTCTTCCTTACCAGGGAAGTTTGACGAACACTGTATGGCTTTTGCTTCTTAGCAAAACAGTATTTCCATATTCAGAACAGTTAAGTATGTATTCCAAGATTCATCAGGGTATGAACTTCACGTATTGACCTCAGCCAGTGAACTGGCAAGCATGCAATAATCCATAAAAACACACATGGGGACAGGTAATGGCTGTCAGTAAAAATAGTATGATTTTCTGAGCACTTATTTACATAATACATATGTTTTGAGCAGTTATTAATCAGATATTTAAAAGTTGTGAGAGTACAAATGACAGTCATGTCTAATAATGTTGAGAAACCACTGAAGAAATGTTAATGAAGCGTTACAGAAGAAATCGAGTAGATGATAATGTTGAAGATCAAGAACAGTtgggaatgaaaaggaaaacccttgggaataatcaaataaaattacTGAATTTGACTAATCATCTAAGTGACATCAGTATAAAAGAGTTTAACATAGAAACTATGTGTTCCAGTTTTGAGCACTAAGAAACAAGATATTATGGGAAGATATAAATATTACTAataaataccttaaatatatCATGACAGATTTTGTTATTAAGAGAGACTATGTACTGTGTTGTGAAGATTGCTAAAAGGGGCATATACATTGAGCAAACACCTGCAGTGGATATTTCTGAATGTATGGCTCAGCAGAGCCGTTCATATCAGTAGGCATTGAGATTAATTATGCTCCCTGAAAATAGGCCAACCTATTTTCTGAAAACTAGCCAGATAATGAAATTCATTAATGTTTCATGTGCTAACTACTATAATCTGATAGAATAGCATGCATTATGCCAGATAGCATTAGTCACATAATTGCTTTTTTCAATTTTAACAATAAGTCATCCCCTCCCCCTGcaaaaaaaaactaagtaaaggagattatcttgcatatttatttctttaatttcaattcagtattttccattttatggagCTCTTATGCATATTATCTTTTTATGTTCTTATGAAAATCCTATGAGCATCACTTTTTCAACATTGTATGACATCTGCCCATTTGTGGACCAGGcaaatgaagctcagagatgtTGTGACTTCCCGAAGGTCATATAGCTTGTTAATGGTGGGGTCAAGGCTCaaattttcataatttccttt
This DNA window, taken from Balaenoptera ricei isolate mBalRic1 chromosome 15, mBalRic1.hap2, whole genome shotgun sequence, encodes the following:
- the ATF7IP2 gene encoding activating transcription factor 7-interacting protein 2 isoform X2, producing the protein MASPDRSKRKILKAKKTMPPSCRKQAEILNKSKNVEALKTAATGNNVSSGNQNSSTDVISSKCRHSENDASSLDSIKNSVCAPKSKVFSQNLIKPLEIVDSKTRLEYTEEQVVYPYSKPSKTVVSPRKLFTQDAKDSRNTSENHFECQASVTRSFFEHEEDGNLKSICSPSSVLSGVVQMSKSTITNTLDDKRIDKIVSYLEINSNSELHDKRQNNTLILSSDTSFVPVDKIPKLVNSVISSNCAADILKSEESCRTCHSSILSCESTDAKWLSSFDTDSNNSHNQKKRMFSENKENVKRVKTSEQINENISLALGKQTALLEQIKITKLQRRIKMVMLPQRNCVEPNVVSSNTACKVANSETMNLDKNPESVNSPQERKTSVKSEPSNPSEKASEKINLSREHNEAVCESNDDVMLISVEGPNLTTPITSDPTDTGKITSGNSNSSPDAETEAMAKEKKKLDSVIDLTNEGLSNCDTESPVSTLELPTKAISISKETTPVAQNAAQVLESFEHLPPLPEPPPLLPELVDKIRDTLPPQKPELRVKRVLRPRGIALTWNVTKINPKCAPVESYHLFLCHENPDNKLIWKKIGEIKAFPLPMACTLSQFLASNKYYFTVQSKDIFGRYGPFCDIKSVPGFSENLT